A region from the Thermogemmatispora onikobensis genome encodes:
- the dxr gene encoding 1-deoxy-D-xylulose-5-phosphate reductoisomerase: protein MPPFPRRIALLGSTGSIGRQTLDVVRCFPEYFEVVALAAHSNLSLLAQQVEEFAPTLVACFAETPALREEAQRSLIEARRRERRPVPRLAFGLAGLLEAATLPQVDLVVVATSGLVALEPVMAAIQTGKTIALANKETLVMAGHLVMEAARRAGVAILPIDSEHSALWQCLRGEEGAEVRRLILTASGGPFRRTPLSELPSVTVAQALAHPTWRMGPKVTVDSATLMNKGLEVIEAHWLFAAPYERIEVVIHPESIIHSMVEFVDGSIKMQASLPSMHLPILDALSYPLRLKAEARGLIRSLDWVQVAQLHFETLDVARFPCYRLAREAAVRGGTYPCALVGADEEAVALFLAGQIGLTDIARLIEAVLERHVTVAQEQPDIPVILQTRDWARQEARELATSLGGVRQATG, encoded by the coding sequence AATCGGGCGGCAGACGCTGGACGTGGTGCGTTGCTTCCCTGAGTACTTCGAGGTCGTGGCCCTGGCCGCCCATAGCAATCTATCCCTGCTGGCCCAGCAGGTTGAAGAGTTTGCTCCGACTCTCGTGGCCTGCTTCGCAGAAACCCCGGCGCTGCGGGAGGAAGCCCAGCGCTCGCTGATCGAGGCCCGTCGGCGTGAGCGGAGACCTGTGCCCCGGCTGGCCTTCGGTCTCGCGGGTTTGCTGGAAGCGGCTACGCTGCCACAGGTGGATCTGGTGGTTGTGGCTACTTCCGGCCTGGTGGCCTTGGAGCCAGTGATGGCGGCCATCCAAACTGGCAAGACCATCGCTCTGGCTAATAAGGAGACACTGGTGATGGCCGGTCATCTGGTGATGGAGGCAGCACGGCGGGCCGGGGTGGCTATTCTGCCGATCGATAGTGAGCACAGTGCGCTATGGCAGTGCCTGCGAGGTGAGGAGGGGGCCGAGGTGCGTCGCTTGATCTTGACGGCTTCGGGCGGACCGTTTCGTCGCACTCCCCTCTCAGAGTTGCCGTCGGTGACGGTGGCTCAGGCGCTGGCTCACCCAACCTGGCGCATGGGGCCGAAGGTTACTGTGGATTCGGCTACCTTGATGAATAAAGGGCTGGAGGTCATTGAAGCTCACTGGCTTTTCGCGGCCCCGTATGAGCGCATCGAGGTGGTAATCCATCCTGAAAGCATTATCCATTCGATGGTTGAGTTTGTTGATGGCTCGATCAAGATGCAGGCAAGTCTGCCCAGTATGCATCTGCCGATCCTCGATGCGCTGAGTTATCCCCTGCGCCTGAAGGCGGAGGCTCGCGGCCTGATCCGATCCCTGGACTGGGTGCAGGTGGCGCAGCTGCATTTTGAGACCCTCGATGTGGCACGCTTCCCTTGCTACCGTCTGGCCCGTGAGGCCGCCGTGCGCGGTGGTACCTACCCTTGCGCTCTAGTGGGAGCCGATGAGGAGGCGGTCGCACTCTTTCTGGCGGGACAGATTGGTCTAACCGATATCGCTCGCCTGATTGAGGCGGTGCTGGAGCGCCACGTAACGGTCGCTCAGGAGCAGCCGGATATCCCGGTCATCCTCCAGACGCGCGATTGGGCGCGGCAGGAGGCTCGGGAGCTGGCCACCTCGCTGGGGGGTGTGCGCCAGGCCACAGGTTAG